GTGATCATCTCGGGCCTGTTGCTGCTGGTGGGAACGCTGCTGATCGTGTTGCCAGAGCATCTGGGTACTTCTTGAATCGCCGATCCCGACCGGCAAGGATCAGCCTATGAGCATCGAAACGGTGGACGTCGGCAGCATGATCCGGCTCGGGCAGTTCCTCAAGTACGCGGGCATCGCCGAATCGGGGGCGCATGCCCGCGAAATGATCGAGGCCGGCGATGTGGAAGTCGACGGTGAGATCGAGACCCATCGCGGCCGCCAGTTGCACGGGGGCGAGGTGGTGACGGTGATCACCGAGGCCTTCGAGACCACCGTGCGCGTCGGCTGAGCCGGGGGCGGGAATGACTTTCTGGGAGGTCCTCGGACAGGGCGCGGTCGCGCTCTACAGCCTCATCACGCTGGCGCTGGTCACCTTGCTGGTGGCGCGCACCAGCAAACGGGTGCTCGGCATTCAGGTGTCGGCGATACGGGCGATGCTGGTGGTGATCGGCATTTTCGCGATGCTGGGCCCGGTGCTCGTCTACTTCGGCGAGCACACCGATCTGGAGGGCACCTCGGCGTCCAATATGGTCGCCGTGACCGTGCTGATGGTCGGCCTGGCACTTGGCGTGTTCGCGCTGGGGCTGCTGGCGCTGATGGTGCTCGAGGTCATCATCCCCACCGGGTCGACCCCGCCGCTGCGGGTGATGCTGACCGGCTGGCGCGCTCGCCTGCGCCGCACCGGACGTTACGTGCAGATCATGGTCATCCTCTTCCGGCGGGGCCTGACCGCCCCTCTGCGCGGGGTGCTCAACGTCGGGCCGAGCACGGCCGAGTCGGTGCGGCTGGCTATGGAGGACGCCGGAGTCACCTTCGTCAAGCTCGGGCAACTGTTGTCGACCCGCAGCGACCTGCTGCCCCCCGAGTACATCGCCGAACTGTCCAAGCTCACCAGCCAGGCCGAACCCCAGCCCTACGAACGGGTCCGCGCGACCCTCGAGAAGGAACTGGGCGACAAGCTGGCCAGACTGGACGTCGATCCCGCCCCGCTTGCCTCCGCATCACTGGCCCAGGTGCATGCCGCAACTCTGGACGGCAAGTATCAGGTGGTCGCCAAGGTGCAGCGCGCAGGCG
The Brooklawnia propionicigenes DNA segment above includes these coding regions:
- a CDS encoding RNA-binding S4 domain-containing protein, giving the protein MIRLGQFLKYAGIAESGAHAREMIEAGDVEVDGEIETHRGRQLHGGEVVTVITEAFETTVRVG